A stretch of DNA from Roseofilum capinflatum BLCC-M114:
TTTCCCAACCAGTATTGACGACTTGATAATGGTCTCGTTGGAGATCAAAAACCAGTTCGGTTTGCGCTTCACCCTCAGATTTAAACGGTTTAGCGTGTTCGGTTAACAGTTCTTGGATGTAGGAACGATAGCGCTCTATTTTTTCCATTCTGCAATCACCTCTTCAACAGAATCATAAATAATTAACGCAATTTCATACTGATTAATAACCATTTGCACAAAGGGAAGAGAAAAGAATTGTTGGTAGACATCTAGGGGGACGGCGAGATAAAGTGTGCGCTCTGGTTGTTCTACTTTGAGGGCAAGTCGATAGGTCATAAATTGCCCTACGGCTCCGTGAAAGTCATAAAGGTTAGAGGAGCCAAGAAAGCTTTTAATTTCAACAGCAATT
This window harbors:
- a CDS encoding XisH family protein, whose amino-acid sequence is MAKDLFHDVVKNALEKEGWLITDDPLEIKTGGATVKIDLGAEQILAAERDNQKIAVEIKSFLGSSNLYDFHGAVGQFMTYRLALKVEQPERTLYLAVPLDVYQQFFSLPFVQMVINQYEIALIIYDSVEEVIAEWKK